One genomic region from Eptesicus fuscus isolate TK198812 chromosome 18, DD_ASM_mEF_20220401, whole genome shotgun sequence encodes:
- the SEMA3G gene encoding semaphorin-3G, with protein MASSAWAICCLLGSLLFHRGSPSPSASMPRLRLSYRELLSDNRSAIFLGPRGSMDLRAMYLDEYRDRLFLGGRDAIYSLQLDQPWADPREVLWPPQPGQREECVRKGRDPLMECANFVRVLQPHNRTHLLACGTGAFRPSCALIAVGHRGEHVLHLEAHSVESGRGRCPHEPSRPFASAFVGGELYTGLTADFLGREAMIFRSGGPRPALRSDSDQNLLHDPRFVMAARIADNSDQNDDKVYFFFSETVPAPDGGPGHVTVSRVGRVCVNDAGGQRVLVNKWSTFLKARLVCSVPGPGGAETHFDQLEDVFLLWPKAGTSLEVYALFSTVSAVFQGFAVCLYHMEDIWEVFKGPFAHQDGPQHQWGPYGGKVPFPRPGMCPSKMTAQPGRPFGSTKDYPDEVLQFARAHPLMFRSVRPRRGRPVLVKTHLAQQLRQIVVDRVEAEDGTYDVIFLGTDSGSVLKVMALQAGDSAEPEEVVLEELQVFKVPTAITEMEISVKRQTLYVGSRLGVARLKLHQCETYGSACAECCLARDPYCAWDGASCTRYRPGTSKRRFRRQDIRHGNPALQCLGQSQEGKAAGPVATTTVFGTEHNSTFLECLPKSPQAAVRWFLQRPGDQGPDQVKTDERVLQTEQGLLIRRLSRLDEGTYSCTTLEHGFSQTVARLALEVIVAAQLNSLFHRGQRPEEPPARGGLASTPPKAWYKDILQLIGFANLPRVDEYCERMWCSSRSRSKQAKGKSWAGLELGKKVKSRVQAERNRTPREVEAT; from the exons ATGGCCTCCTCGGCCTGGGCCATCTGCTGCCTCTTGGGGAGTCTCCTGTTCCACAGGGGCAGCCCCAGTCCCAGCGCCAGCATGCCCCGCCTGCGGCTCTCCTACCGAG AACTGCTGTCTGACAACCGCTCTGCCATCTTTCTGGGTCCTCGGGGCTCCATGGACCTTCGGGCTATGTACCTGGATGAGTACCGAGACCGCCTCTTCCTGGGGGGTCGCGATGCCATCTACTCTCTGCAGCTGGACCAGCCGTGGGCAGACCCCCGGGAG GTGCTGTGGCCGCCGCAGCCAGGACAGAGGGAGGAGTGTGTTCGAAAGGGACGAGACCCTTTG aTGGAGTGTGCCAACTTCGTGCGGGTGCTGCAGCCCCACAACAGAACCCACCTGCTGGCATGTGGCACCGGGGCCTTCCGTCCCTCCTGCGCCCTCATCGCGGTTGGGCACCGCGGGGAG cacgTGCTTCACCTGGAGGCCCACAGTGTTGAGAGTGGGCGGGGGCGGTGCCCGCATGAGCCCAGCCGGCCCTTCGCCAGCGCCTTTGTAG ggggGGAGCTGTACACGGGCCTCACTGCCGACTTCCTGGGGCGCGAGGCCATGATCTTCCGGAGTGGGGGTCCCCGGCCGGCCTTGCGTTCTGACTCTGACCAGAACCTCCTGCACG ACCCCCGGTTCGTGATGGCTGCCCGGATTGCGGACAACTCTGACCAGAACGATGACAAGGTGTACTTCTTCTTCTCGGAGACTGTCCCTGCGCCAGATGGGGGCCCGGGCCACGTCACCGTCAGCCGCGTGGGCCGCGTCTGCGTg AATGACGCCGGCGGCCAGCGGGTGCTGGTGAACAAGTGGAGCACCTTCCTCAAGGCCAGGCTGGTCTGCTCGGTGCCCGGTCCCGGTGGTGCCGAGACCCACTTTGACCAGCTGG AGGATGTGTTCTTGCTGTGGCCCAAGGCGGGGACCAGCCTGGAGGTGTACGCGCTTTTCAGCACGGTCAG TGCTGTGTTCCAGGGCTTTGCAGTCTGCTTGTACCACATGGAGGACATCTGGGAGGTCTTCAAGGGGCCCTTTGCCCACCAAGATGGTCCCCAGCACCAGTGGGGGCCTTATGGGGGCAAGGTGCCCTTCCCCCGCCCTGGCATG TGCCCCAGCAAGATGACCGCGCAGCCTGGGCGGCCCTTTGGCAGCACCAAGGACTACCCGGATGAGGTGCTGCAGTTTGCCCGAGCCCACCCACTCATGTTCCGGTCCGTGCGGCCTCGGCGGGGCCGCCCTGTCCTCGTCAAAACCCACCTGGCCCAGCAGCTGCGCCAGATCGTGGTGGACCGCGTGGAGGCAGAGGACGGGACCTATGATGTCATCTTCCTGGGAACCG ACTCAGGGTCGGTGCTCAAGGTCATGGCCCTCCAGGCTGGGGACTCAGCTGAGCCTGAGGAGGTGGTTCTGGAGGAGCTCCAGGTGTTTAAG GTGCCGACAGCCATCACTGAGATGGAGATCTCCGTGAAAAGG CAAACGCTGTACGTGGGCTCGAGGCTGGGCGTGGCCCGGCTGAAGCTGCACCAGTGTGAAACCTACGGCAGTGCCTGCGCAGAGTGCTGCCTGGCCCGGGACCCATACTGCGCCTGGGACGGTGCTTCCTGCACCCGCTACCGGCCTGGCACCAGCAAGCGCCGGTTCCGCCGGCAGGACATCCGGCATGGCAACCCTGCCCTGCAGTGCCTGGGCCAGAGCCAGGAAG GGAAGGCTGCAGGACCGGTGGCCACCACTACGGTGTTCGGCACGGAGCACAACAGCACCTTCCTGGAGTGCCTGCCCAAGTCTCCCCAGGCAGCTGTGCGCTGGTTCTTGCAGAGGCCGGGGGACCAGGGGCCCGACCAG GTGAAGACGGATGAGCGAGTCCTGCAGACggagcaggggctgctgatccGCAGGCTCAGCCGCCTGGATGAGGGCACCTACAGCTGCACTACACTGGAGCATGGCTTCTCCCAGACTGTGGCCCGCCTGGCTCTGGAGGTGATCGTGGCTGCGCAGCTCAACAGCCTGTTCCACagggggcagaggccagaggagcCCCCGGCCCGGGGAGGCCTGGCCTCCACGCCACCCAAGGCCTGGTACAAGGACATCCTGCAGCTCATCGGCTTCGCCAACTTGCCCCGGGTGGATGAGTACTGTGAGCGCATGTGGTGCTCCTCCCGGAGCCGGAGCAAACAGGCCAAGGGCAagagctgggcagggctggagctgggCAAGAAGGTGAAGAGCCGGGTGCAGGCCGAGCGGAATCGGACACCCCGGGAAGTGGAGGCCACatag
- the TNNC1 gene encoding troponin C, slow skeletal and cardiac muscles: MDDIYKAAVEQLTEEQKNEFKAAFDIFVLGAEDGCISTKELGKVMRMLGQNPTPEELQEMIDEVDEDGSGTVDFEEFLVMMVRCMKDDSKGKSEEELSDLFRMFDKNADGYIDLDELKVMLQATGETITEDDIEELMKDGDKNNDGRIDYDEFLEFMKGVE, translated from the exons GTAGAGCAGCTGACAGAAGAGCAGAAAAATG AGTTCAAAGCGGCCTTTGACATCTTCGTGCTGGGCGCTGAGGACGGCTGCATCAGCACCAAGGAACTGGGCAAGGTGATGAGGATGCTGGGCCAGAACCCCACGCCCGAGGAGCTGCAGGAGATGATTGATGAGGTGGACGAGGATG GAAGTGGCACAGTAGACTTCGAGGAGTTCCTGGTCATGATGGTTCGGTGCATGAAGGATGACAGTAAAGGGAAGTCTGAGGAGGAGCTATCTGATCTCTTTCGCATGTTTGACAA AAACGCTGATGGCTACATTGACCTGGACGAGCTGAAGGTGATGCTTCAGGCTACTGGCGAGACCATCACAGAGGACGACATTGAGGAGCTCATGAAGGACGGCGACAAGAACAACGATGGCCGCATCGACTATGATG AATTCCTGGAGTTTATGAAGGGGGTGGAGTAG